In Haloarcula rubripromontorii, one DNA window encodes the following:
- the tuf gene encoding translation elongation factor EF-1 subunit alpha, with translation MSDEQHQNLAIIGHVDHGKSTLVGRLLYETGSVPEHVIEQHKEEAEEKGKGGFEFAYVMDNLAEERERGVTIDIAHQEFSTDTYDFTIVDCPGHRDFVKNMITGASQADNAVLVVAADDGVQPQTQEHVFLARTLGIGELIVAVNKMDLVDYGESEYKQVVEEVKDLLTQVRFDSENAKFIPVSAFEGDNIADESEHTGWYDGEILLEALNELPAPEPPTDAPLRLPIQDVYTISGIGTVPVGRVETGILNTGDNVSFQPSDVSGEVKTVEMHHEEVPKAEPGDNVGFNVRGVGKDDIRRGDVCGPADDPPSVAETFQAQIVVMQHPSVITEGYTPVFHAHTAQVACTVESIDKKIDPSSGEVAEENPDFIQNGDAAVVTVRPQKPLSIEPSSEIPELGSFAIRDMGQTIAAGKVLSVNER, from the coding sequence ATGAGCGACGAACAACACCAGAACCTGGCCATTATCGGCCACGTCGACCACGGGAAGAGCACGCTCGTCGGCCGACTCCTGTACGAGACAGGATCGGTACCGGAGCACGTCATCGAACAGCACAAAGAAGAAGCCGAGGAGAAGGGCAAGGGCGGCTTCGAGTTCGCCTACGTCATGGACAACCTCGCCGAAGAGCGTGAGCGTGGTGTCACCATCGACATCGCCCACCAGGAGTTCAGCACCGACACCTACGATTTCACCATCGTGGACTGTCCTGGTCACCGCGACTTCGTGAAGAACATGATTACCGGCGCGTCCCAGGCCGACAACGCCGTCCTGGTCGTCGCCGCCGACGACGGCGTTCAGCCGCAGACTCAGGAGCACGTGTTCCTGGCCCGCACCCTGGGCATCGGTGAACTCATCGTCGCCGTCAACAAGATGGACCTCGTCGACTACGGCGAGTCCGAGTACAAGCAGGTCGTCGAAGAGGTCAAGGACCTCCTCACCCAGGTCCGCTTCGACTCCGAGAACGCCAAGTTCATCCCGGTCTCCGCGTTCGAGGGCGACAACATCGCCGACGAGTCCGAGCACACGGGCTGGTACGACGGCGAAATCCTGCTGGAAGCACTCAACGAACTGCCGGCACCGGAGCCGCCGACGGACGCGCCGCTCCGACTGCCGATTCAGGACGTCTACACCATCTCCGGTATCGGTACGGTCCCGGTTGGCCGTGTCGAGACGGGTATCCTGAACACGGGCGACAACGTCAGCTTCCAGCCTTCGGACGTCTCCGGCGAAGTCAAGACCGTCGAGATGCACCACGAGGAAGTCCCGAAGGCCGAGCCCGGTGACAACGTCGGGTTCAACGTCCGCGGCGTCGGCAAGGACGACATCCGACGCGGTGACGTCTGTGGTCCGGCCGACGACCCGCCATCGGTCGCCGAGACCTTCCAGGCCCAGATCGTCGTGATGCAGCACCCGAGCGTCATCACCGAGGGCTACACCCCGGTCTTCCACGCTCACACGGCACAGGTCGCCTGTACCGTCGAGTCCATCGACAAGAAGATCGACCCGTCCTCCGGTGAGGTTGCCGAGGAGAACCCCGACTTCATCCAGAACGGGGACGCTGCCGTCGTGACGGTCCGCCCACAGAAGCCGCTCAGCATCGAGCCATCCTCCGAAATTCCGGAGCTTGGTTCGTTCGCTATCCGCGACATGGGGCAGACCATCGCCGCCGGCAAAGTCCTCAGCGTCAACGAGCGATAA
- the rpsJ gene encoding 30S ribosomal protein S10 yields the protein MSQQARVRLAGTSPEDLDDICADVREIANKTGVELSGPVPLPTKTLEVPTRKSPDGEGTATWEHWEMRVHKRLIDIDADERALRQLMRIQVPNDVSIEIVLED from the coding sequence ATGTCCCAGCAGGCACGCGTTCGGCTCGCGGGCACAAGCCCCGAGGACCTCGACGACATCTGCGCCGACGTGCGGGAGATCGCGAACAAGACCGGTGTCGAACTCTCCGGTCCGGTTCCGCTCCCCACCAAGACGCTTGAGGTTCCCACCCGCAAGTCCCCCGACGGCGAGGGGACCGCGACGTGGGAACACTGGGAGATGCGCGTCCACAAGCGGCTCATCGATATCGACGCCGACGAACGGGCACTGCGCCAGCTGATGCGCATCCAGGTTCCCAACGACGTCTCCATCGAGATCGTCCTCGAGGACTGA